The genome window gcgccccccctttcctcccccctccccacttctcccccccccccacacccctcccatccGTCCCAGACTCAGGTCAGCCATATAATAGGCTGCTGTCTCCGGCCCGGGGCGGGGAAAGAGCGCTCCTATGACGTGCCTGGTGCAGCATGAGGTTGTAACTTTTCCAGCCCGGGCTCACTCCTTAAGGAGCTCTGCAGCCACTCGGTCCAGGGGGTGCGGCCGGGGCCAGCACAGGCACAGCGCTGGCTCCCCCGGCCCCTCCGAAGGGCAAAGGCGAGCAGGGCTGCGAGGAAGCGGCGCGCGGGGGCGGCCCAGCCCCAGGAGGGAGAATGGACAAAGGCTGCCCCAGGTCCCTGGGCGCCCTCCCGGAGGCACCAGGCGGAGGGCGGCTCTAGGGCGGCAGCCCGCGGCGAAGCGAGCCTGCgtctgcaggaggctgggggcgtcGCTGCGGCCCGGCGCGCAGCAGGAAGGATGCAGCACCCGCTGGAGCTGGGGGCCGCGCACTATTTCCCCGCGGAAGCCTTCCCAGACCACCGCTCGCATCGCTACCGGAGCTTTATGATCGAGGAAATCCTGACGGATCCCCCGGACCCCAAGGCCTCGGCGCCGGCGGGCGAGCTGCTCAAGTTCGGGGTGCAGGCGCTGCTCTCGGCCCGCCCCTACCACAACCACCTAGGTACGTCCCGCGGCCGCGCAAGCTGCGCGCCAGGGGAGGCCAGGGGCTCGCTGCGCGCAGGGGCAGCCCGGTCCAGTGGCTGCGCTGGGCTCCGGCGGCAGGGCAGCTCCGGGGAACGGCGGGGCGCTCTGCTGGCGGAAGCAGGCTTAGCGCTGCCTTCCGCGGCGCGTTGGGGTGCCTGGGGGCACAGAACCGCGCTGGGCCAGCGTGGAAGCGCGAGGCCGCTTCTCTTCCTTCAGGGCTCCGCTCGGGGGCTAAGCTCGGAAGACAGACCCTTCTCTAGCTCGGACAGAAGGACCAGTGTGTATATGCCACCAGGACGATCCCGTTTCGTGTGGTTTCATGCCAGAAGTGTAGGctacagccacacacacacacacacacacacacacacacacacacacacccaggaagGATGATTCAAAATAACATGATGTTTTCTTTCCAGACAGGAGTCCAACAGAAGCCGGCTAGCAGGCTGTGCACAACTGGCACGAAACAAACTCTGTTCTTTCCCTTTCTCCCAAGCCTTTGAGCCGCGTTTTTCAACCGGGCTCATCACAGGGAACAGCCTATTTCCTTCTCCtgcaatttgcttttttttttttttttttttttttttcagttggggGAAAATCCCTTCTGCGCAGGACGGAATCTTAGCCTGGTAAAGGACACTCTGTAATTACTCGTTAATACACCATTTATTTGAGGCAGGCTCTTTGCCTTCTGCCACGGAAGGCCCTTACATCGATTTAAATTCAACATAGGCCGAGAATGCTTGGGCCTTACGAAAGCTATATTATGAATCCCATCCTAGTTAGATGATGGAAGTTTTATTTGTGGACAGATTGAGATATCCGGACCCCAAACCATGATATCATGATGGTATTGTGCAGAAGAGAGACCAATATAGAACGTTGTAGGTAGAACACAGAACTTATCTATATTACAGGGAACATTACACATGTACATATATAGTGTAACATATATAGTGTAACTATATCTAAGCATATGCAATATATTACGAGGCACAATAAACAAACTGTTACTTCTGAATTTGAAAATTGCCCTTTCAAAAATTGTCCTTTCCAAAGCTACTTTTATCTATGACCAACCCTCTCTTTATCACAGAAAAAAGAAGGAaacaccaaaaaaacaaaacccagtttATCGTTTATCTGAACACAGAACTAATCTGTTTTATAAAGACTTGCCGTAGAATCAGAGCAACGATTGCTGCATGAAGGCAGGGAATTTTGAAGCCCGTCTGAACTaaatgcttctttaaaatactaaaCCGAGTGCACTGATGTTTATAAAATATCGtggcaaaaatcccattgacttccgtAAGAGCAGGAGTGGTGGGTCCCTAAATTGGGTTAATGAAAGTACTGGCTTCTCCAGCACAATATATATTTCGACCCGGGAGAGGAATTCGAAAGGCCTTTTTGAAACACTTTCCTTACCAACACCTGATTGTCCCTTGCTGTCTGAGGCAGTTAAAGATGATAAGTTTGTGTTTCAATTTACATTGCTCTTGCGAGGGCATAGTCCTTTTATTTCCTACCCCAGCAAAGCTTTGTAATAGACGAACTGAATGATTCATTATTTCCACGCTAATTCTGTACGTGCTGGGGTCTGCTGGTGTTTCCTCCTCAAGATGAATAGGAAGAGGACTTCCTACTCGCGAGGAAAGCAACGCTTAAATTGTAAGGCTAGCAATAGTTTCTTAGCGTCCTATCCGCTGGAGGCCATTTGTCAATTTGATTTTATACTTCAAATAAGAGCGTTTGTAACTTAAGTACTTTGGTCAGAGAAGAAGTATCGCCAGTTCAAACCTAACGTGTTAGGCGCTACTCCACTCTTTGGGACCGAGGATCGTTACACCTGCATGTTTTTATTGTGATTCACTACCGCATTTAACGATTGTTTGCTTGTGAATTCAAATTAGGATAAACCCTTTGTTTTGTTCCATAGCACATTATGGTACAGTACGCCGTGCAAATGTGCCGGTATTCTAAATTgttatgaaaaataatattttattggaACCAATGAAAACAAAAAGAAGGAAAATACTGCAAAACTACGCGGAGACTTTGGACCAAAATGATCTAGATTACAGCGCTAGGACTTTGGGTTCACGTACGCTCTGTTACTCTACCAATTATGTATTCTGCGGCCGAGAAGTAACAATTAGATGCCAGTCGATTCTAGTGCTTTTCAATTATTATTCAATTATTTTAAATCCTGCCCTCTTGTAAATCCCAAATTATGAATGTCGATCTTAAATTTTAAATACATGCAAATAATTCAATTCGATCCTATTTGGAGCTGGGATTTTGATATTACAGCAAGATATTTGTTGaacgggggaagggaaggaatctCACATTAAGAAATATATAGAATCAGGCTGAACAATATTGGCTACCTTTAAAAAAACAGACGTAGGTTTCAATTGACCTATGAGCATTTCATTCTCAGAAGTAGAAATATTTTAATCTTGCCCCCTTTCCTTAGTGGTGCTTGACTTAACTCACCTCCCCCTAAATCCAATAATGTTAATGTTGTTTCTGTGTGGggaaaactagacaaatacaaggCTGCTGCAGTTAAGACAGTGTTACAGTTTGGTAGCTTTCCTGTTCACGTGTAAAATGTTTCCAATACCCCTTTTCCCGCACACTGGCTGAAGGTTTGAAAAGGCGCCTTACACGTCGCTGGATGGAGGGTGCTTGTCGAGTTAGTTTCTTTGGATCTACGCACAAAGCTCAGGGACCCATTTCCCACTCACTGCTCCGGGCATTGCTTCACCTGGCCCTGTTACAGCTCGGTTCCGCGCCCCACAGCTGtagcggggcctggctggggccagggccgccCGGGATCGGATCTGCAacgcgccccagggcagtgctaGGAGGGCCTGCCCGCTCTCACCGCGTCTTTCTCTCCGCAGCGGTGCTGAAGGCGGAGCAGGCGGCGGTGTTCAAATTCCCCCTGCCGCCCCTGGGCTGCTCCGGCCTGGGGtcggccctgctggctgctggctcggggctgcagggaggctcaGGGTCGCCCCACCTGCCGCTGGAGTTGCACCTGCGGGGGAAGCTGGAGCCGGGCCCCCCGGAGCCAGGCAGCAAAGCCAAGAAAGGGCGGCGGAGCCGGACGGTGTTCACCGAGCTGCAGCTGATGGGGCTGGAGAAGCGCTTCGAGAAACAGAAATACCTCTCCACGCCTGACAGGTGCGGGGCGCCGGAGCCGCTGCCAGGGGGTCGGGATCCCAATCATCTGCCTGCAGTCCGGCGAGCTTGCCTGGCCTCGCCCCAAACTCACTAAGCGGGCCGGGCccaccaggccaggccaggcgcaGAATCCCGGCCGGCTGTAGCTGGGGCTTCCCCTGCACTCGTGGTCCCGAGAGCGAATCGATCAGTTCAGCGTTGACCCACCCACAGCCCAGGTTCTTTTGGGtcgctcctccccttcccctcaacGTCCGCCGAACAGAAGCGAGGGGGCTGGGAGCACCCGATAGCCCCAACCCTTCCTTAAGGACCATCgggggcagaggccagctggTGTCTGGGACCGAGCTGACGGCGGAGAGGAGAGACAAGCGCTGCCTGGCCGCTTTCGGACGAGTCACGTGTGTTCTCTCTCCCCTTGCAGAATAGACCTGGCCGAGTCCCTGGGTCTCAGTCAACTGCAGGTGAAAACGTGGTACCAAAATAGGCGAatgaaatggaagaaaatagtaagTGTATTTACTCGTCTGGCTCTCGGCCTCGGCCTGTTTGATTTTATTCCTTgtaggagttggtggctggcccGTAGCTGATTGCATCAGAGAATTGTTGGGCGCTGTTAGGAAGGGGTAGAGGAAAAGGGACCTTCGACTCGCAGACCCGTGTGTGTCCCCTGGTTTGCACCTTGTTCGGGTTTCTCTCCCCTCTGTGTTGTTTGTGAGAAAAGCCTGCAATGCCAACCGTGCTGTCTGTGACCATGCCCAGCAGAAAGGCTTGCAAACATGCCGCTGCACACAGGCGGAGCACAGCGAGACGGGGTAAGACACCAAGGGCCAAGTCTGCTCCGGGGATTTCAggatctttcccctcccctgtcgGAGGTAACGTGTAGAGGTAAAGAAGAGCCGTTAAAAGGCAATTCAGGTCGAGTTTCCAGCCAGCTGTAAGGTGTTTCCTTTGGCTGCCTCCCAGGCCTGGTGGTGTTGACATGCTGGGACACGGGATATATTTTTGATTCTCGGCATAACTTGTTAGTGTCCTGTATGGCAGCCTATCGCCAGCTTGGGATCAGGCACGCTTGGATCGGGCATCTTCAAGCGGGTTTCATTCTGGTGTCTTCTTTGGTTTCCCAGGTATTACAAGGCGGGGGCCTTGAGTCCCCCACCAAACCAAAAGGCCGTCCGAAGAAAAACTCCATTCCAACCAGCGAGCAACTCACAgagcaggagcgagccagggaAGCAGAGAAGCAAGCGGAAAGCCTAAACTCGCCCTGTGAAGTCAACCAGGAGGAATAATAATAGCAATAACTAATAACGATCCAGCGGAGGGGGCCTCGTTAGCACGCCAGACAGCACAAAGACTCACAAAGCAGCATCGAGCAAGTGCCTTCTCTAACGAGCCGGGAACATTTGAAAGACTGGATTTGAGGAGAAACACACAACTCCATCCACAGCAGTTCGGACTGATGCTTAGACTTGTGCGCCATGCGCTCCATAGGCCTCCTGCTTCTTTTCAACCCGAATGTCCACAATGTGGAACGAGGCGCAGGATACATAGACAAGGCCCATGCCGCGTTCCATGAAGATACAAGAAGATGGGTGACTAAATGGTTAGTGTATTATTATTTCCATTTCATTTCCGTCCTATTTAATATTTggtggctccctctccccctttcttcccctatGTACATAAGGCAGAACACAACCGTTTCTCTTTCTCTGTATCGGGTTGGGAGCTCCGAGATGGAAGATTGTTGTATTTTGTACGACAACCCGAAAGGGTCAGGAGGAGATTGTTACTGTAACTTTACACCTACTTGCTGTCTACAATCCTGTGGTGCCCCAAGTTATTCGAAAACTGCATTTTATGATCAGTTAATGCAAGATACTTTAGTTACTTTATTTCAATAAAGTGTTTTATGAGCTGTTGCTTTGAGCAAGGTCGTGTTTGTAGTACAAGCAGTTCTCCTGTTAGCGATCTCAAACGAGAGTTAATTGACAGATCGTGACGAAAGAGTGACGCAACATCTCTCCGTGCCAGAGACATACCGTGTGCTTGTGGCTTTATTGCTTCCATTCGTCATACTGTGTTCATTTTCACTAGTGAATTCTCACCTGCAGAGTAGCgcattacccaataggcagagtaagcacatgcttagggcaccagcaaagcaggggcacacacaaaaaaaaaaaaaagagagagagagagagagagagagagattttatggtatagtattgtttttattttgaattacatatgggggggaggggtaccataatcttttcagtgcttacgGCCTCTAcaagtcttaatccggccctgggcaCAATCCTTAAACCTTTACTCAGATTCAGCTTCCATCATCAACTTGGGCAAAGTCCTTACTTAGTGTATTTCAGCCATTGCTTTCTATACACTGATGGCTATCCCCTGTAACATCTGTTAGCAAGTACAAGTGATGTGCACGACCCTAAATATGTTAAACGATATTTTTACTTAAATTTAGAGGCGAAGCCGTTTCTTGGTGTACGTCGGGTAATATGTGACAGTGGATAGCCCCGCTATCGTGTTACTTTTTAGAAGACCACCAAATAATTTAAAACACTCACGCGTTAGATGCCGATGATTCCCCCTAAATGGCACAAAAAGTGTATTATTAACTGGCTGGTTTAATAATAAGTAAATCGTTGTCCGGATTGCCTTACATTATAGAAAATTAGTGTTGCTGTTTACCGCATTACTGTGTTTTGCTAATGTCCGACCCTTCCATCAATTTCAATGCAGTGTAAAAGATCGGGCCCATAGGACAATTCTGTAACTGTAAACATAATTCGATCTTAAATGACTCCGCGTAACGCCCTGCAATCGTGTCTCTATTTGCCTCTATATTTATCTATCTACATAACTACGTTTTAACTAATACGTAACCAAGTTCTAATGAGAACGTAAGCGATTTAAAGGTTTTTAACTAGCTAATATGTTTCCTGTATTCTGTGAAAATTAGGACACATCTAAACTCTGTAAGATATACTGAAATGCTGTCATTCAGATTGTAAATATTAGTATTAACATTTACGTCAGAAAAAAAGTTCTCTTGATGACAGTTTGTCTCTAATGCTCTATAATACGAGAGGTACAGACACATCCGCAGTGAAACATGAACCCAAACGACCCACACCTGTGTCCCTACGCTGCCGAGAAGTTACACACGGAAACGTCACACTAGAATGTTTGGAAGCTAAACGTCACAAAACATAGTTACATAGACTATTGCTTCCGGCAGTATATCGAATCCCCCGCCTTTCAGATCGGGAGGGTGCATGCGGTGATTCCTGACCGCACGTTCGACTCCGCGAATTCACCATCGAATTTATCAGCGTGATTTTAATACTGTGCGGCAAGGGGAAGTTTTTGGTTCAAAATGATCCGTTGCCGGTAACACGAAGATACTTTGCTGTTTGTTCATCTTAAATTACTGAAGGCTGGGCCCACAGTCTGTCCAAAGCGCCCCCGCCTCCCTGTATATGTGTGTCTAAAAATTCGGAAATGCTAACTACAGTATCCGCTTCACGTTCAAGCCGCATTACAGGGCATTGTCTAAACAGGGCGCCCATGTCAGGATGCCGCTCTGTCAGGTTAGCCCTTTCCGGGCCCCGGTAGCGATTATTTAAAACAAGGAGAGAGAGAACCATTCAGGAGCCCCAGAGTAATCGCAAGTTAAAAGGGAAGAGGCTGGGCCGATTAGGATGCGTAGGAAAGAGAGTGTCTCGGATAAAGGGGCAGATGAAAACAACCACGGTTCGCtctaagaaaatattttcttggaCTGGCAAAGAGTTTTGGTTTGTCTGAATCCCCCCCCGACGGAGACGAGCCATGGAAACTAGACGGGTGTGAGGGGGAAGGTTTTGCGCTAGGATTTTTTTTATGATGCCTCCATCCAGGTGGTCGGTGCCTACGCCCTGCCCTCTGCTCTTGGAGCTGTCAGTTCCAGACGGCTTTGCCGCCAGTCTCCTTGGCAGCACACCAGTGTAACTCCTCTGAAACCAACAGAGCGGCACCGGTTTCCGCCGCCTGAGGACCCCGGCTGCCCGTCGTTTCCTTTCCACGTCTCCTCTGGGTATGAGTCCCACCCGGGTGGCAGCGTGCACGTCTGGAAACTGAGGCGGGGTTTCGGGGCTAGCGATCGAaggcagctgctggctctgctggacTCGGGGGAGTGAACAATGCCACTGGCCGCGAGGATACTGTTGTACTAATCTGCATGGCCGGT of Pelodiscus sinensis isolate JC-2024 chromosome 11, ASM4963464v1, whole genome shotgun sequence contains these proteins:
- the BARX1 gene encoding homeobox protein BarH-like 1 — encoded protein: MQHPLELGAAHYFPAEAFPDHRSHRYRSFMIEEILTDPPDPKASAPAGELLKFGVQALLSARPYHNHLAVLKAEQAAVFKFPLPPLGCSGLGSALLAAGSGLQGGSGSPHLPLELHLRGKLEPGPPEPGSKAKKGRRSRTVFTELQLMGLEKRFEKQKYLSTPDRIDLAESLGLSQLQVKTWYQNRRMKWKKIVLQGGGLESPTKPKGRPKKNSIPTSEQLTEQERAREAEKQAESLNSPCEVNQEE